A genome region from Astyanax mexicanus isolate ESR-SI-001 chromosome 19, AstMex3_surface, whole genome shotgun sequence includes the following:
- the slc35b1 gene encoding solute carrier family 35 member B1 → MVAGKGAVKGSLWQNERVRFAVCFLGVFICYFYYGILQETITRGDYSQGEKKEKFRYATTLVLIQCIISSVFARILIQFFEGSRPDHTRSWLYGVCALTYLGAMVSSNSALQYVNYPTQVLGKSCKPIPVMILGVTILRKKYPMAKYLCVLLIVTGVALFLYKPNKGSTTSDEHIFGFGEMLLLLSLTLDGLTGVAQDHMRARFQTGANHMMLNVNLWSTLFLGSAVLWTGEVWEFLSFADRYPSVIYNIMLFGITSALGQTFIFMTVVYFGPLTCSIVTTTRKFFTILGSVLLFGNVISPVQWFGTILVFLGLGLDAKFGKAPKKTTH, encoded by the exons ATGGTTGCGGGGAAAGGCGCGGTGAAGGGCTCGCTCTGGCAGAACGAGAGAGTGCGGTTTGCTGTCTGTTTCCTCGGAGTTTTCATCTGCTACTTCTACTACGGGATACTGCAGGAGACCAT CACACGAGGAGACTACAGCCAGGGGGAGAAAAAGGAGAAGTTTCGTTATGCCACCACTCTTGTCCTTATCCAGTGCATCATCAGTTCTGTCTTTGCCCGAATCT TGATCCAGTTTTTTGAGGGCTCCAGGCCAGACCACACGCGGAGCTGGCTCTATGGCGTGTGTGCTTTGACTTATCTGGGGGCCATGGTGTCCAGTAACTCTGCTCTGCAGTATGTCAACTACCCCACACAG GTATTGGGGAAGTCATGTAAACCTATCCCAG TGATGATCTTAGGAGTGACCATTCTGCGGAAGAAGTACCCCATGGCCAAGTATCTGTGTGTGCTCCTGATTGTTACTGGTGTGGCACTTTTCCTCTACAAACCCAATAAGGGCTCCACCACCTCAGATGAACATATTTTCGGTTTTGGAGAGATGCTGCTG CTTTTGTCTCTTACCTTGGATGGTCTGACGGGCGTGGCTCAGGATCATATGAGAGCACGTTTCCAGACAGGAGCCAATCACATGATGCTGAACGTGAACCTGTGGTCCACGCTGTTTTTGGGCTCGG CTGTGCTGTGGACAGGTGAGGTGTGGGAGTTTTTGAGTTTTGCTGATCGCTACCCCAGCGTCATCTACAACATCATGCTCTTTGGCATCACCAGCGCTCTAGGACAG ACTTTTATCTTTATGACGGTTGTGTATTTTGGACCTCTGACCTGCTCTATTGTCACGACCACGCGGAAGTTCTTCACCATCCTGGGCTCGGTGCTGCTGTTCGGAAACGTAATCAGCCCCGTGCAATGGTTCGGAACCATCCTCGTTTTCTTGG GTTTGGGGCTCGATGCCAAGTTTGGAAAGGCACCCAAGAAGACTACACACTAA
- the fam117aa gene encoding protein FAM117A has protein sequence MSCWSGKARGGSQGLQPLRATVPFQLNNNKAPPPQPATAAPRCCREALTVDSKTKARPPKPTLRRTHSLDTLVGPYLQGHWPKQTESQNTTCVNDKATQTPSSWTEETRGRRGGLGHKRSASWGSAEHLREVAKLRHSLQKRSRHAPPGYDRSHQPPPSIHLHAPGATQTVPLLPLSRLAPRLRRSVEGLNLELEGVFVSESQEEQHKILEVPDGHRAPVPAQRCSSGSQSDPSPGLFSPSQSPCPITDSDMVVCGPLDPSPSPPLYVADAPSSSPRPNKTYAFQREPPEGCERVRVCEEAFSPCQGDQPIQPSCPDPNKVNFTPHGGSAFCPVSLLKPLLPSMDLLFRGLSVSPVTGCSGLSPASCQTSTHTVGNNTYLPDSTTF, from the exons ATGTCGTGCTGGAGTGGAAAGGCCCGGGGGGGAAGCCAGGGTCTTCAGCCCCTCAGAGCTACTGTTCCCTTCCAGCTCAACAACAATAAAGCCCCACCACCACAACCAGCAACAGCAGCACCACGCTGCTGCAGAGAGGCATTAACAG TTGATAGCAAGACAAAGGCTCGTCCCCCAAAGCCGACCCTGAGAAGGACTCACTCTTTGGACACGCTGGTGGGGCCGTACCTGCAGGGACACTGGCCTAAACAGACCGAGAGTCAGAACACAACCTGTGTCAATGACAAAGCCACACAG aCTCCCAGTTCCTGGACTGAGGAGACCCGGGGGAGAAGAGGTGGATTGGGACACAAGCGCTCTGCATCATGGGGAAGTGCTGAGCATCTGAGAGAG GTTGCTAAGCTCAGACACTCTCTACAGAAGCGCTCCAGACATGCACCTCCTGGCTATGACCGCTCTCATCAGCCGCCACCTAGCATTCACTTACACGCACCCGGAGCTACACAG ACAGTACCTCTCCTGCCCCTCAGCAGGCTGGCTCCTAGATTGCGGCGCAGCGTGGAGGGGCTTAACCTGGAGCTGGAGGGGGTCTTTGTTTCTGAGTCACAAGAGGAGCAGCACAAG ATTCTAGAAGTCCCTGACGGTCATAGAGCACCTGTTCCAGCCCAGAGGTGCAGCAGTGGCTCTCAGAGTGACCCTTCGCCTGGACTCTTCTCCCCCTCACAGTCCCCTTGTCCAATCACAGACTCTG ACATGGTGGTGTGTGGCCCGCTGGacccctctccctctcctcccctgTACGTGGCTGACGCGCCCTCCTCCTCCCCCCGCCCCAACAAGACCTACGCCTTCCAGAGAGAGCCACCAGAGGGCTGTgagagagtgcgtgtgtgtgaagAGGCCTT TTCTCCATGCCAAGGCGATCAACCCATTCAGCCATCCTGCCCCGACCCCAACAAAGTCAACTTCACTCCACACGGAGGCTCCGCCTTCTGTCCTGTCAGCCTGCTTAAACCCCTCCTCCCTTCCATGGACTTGCTGTTTCGCGGCCTGTCAGTCTCGCCTGTCACTGGCTGCTCAGGCCTAAGCCCCGCCTCCTGTCAGACATCCACACATACAGTGGGCAACAACACATACCTCCCAGACTCTACCACCTTTTAA